The proteins below are encoded in one region of Triticum aestivum cultivar Chinese Spring chromosome 1B, IWGSC CS RefSeq v2.1, whole genome shotgun sequence:
- the LOC123081539 gene encoding uncharacterized protein: MVSAVPVAGLSLQVNKRRRGVVVGSFGASVLPDELTTEVLLQLPVKSILRFRAVCRFWASALSSEEFCSLHMAKVEAAPPKLIFISPSVTFDSTGVYSSSFPTDCPLFTLNDVCGDFAALTPSPCRGLTLLHDELAPAYYVFNAATRAVTRLPPCQHAIFSTTGLGALCRRPRAVVLSFSLNYETFGWVPSPPFEIPRRGVHLVELGERLCMVRDLHPQDNNMLEIWNYSSSDWSLQHSIDLSHNVAGDLISSAQVIRVIGSVRDCGSTDKVILATSKHKMITYDPSSGILEAIDGTRETSLYEADEQSAPRFSLFKESLAPVHKTNQETALSTPLAMAIKEVLLRLPGDYVAQFKLVCKQWLSLIESGGFIRSFHVHNNVDKRPKVMFVGKGTGGLGFSFAPSKRLLRQGAWLDRKVVCSKPCHGLNLVSCEIEDYLYNPCTSYHLTYPAIVPPHRVPRHVLAMMHGNVCTPEDHTFAVGNKNSGLGFNLLTQEHVVVQIFYHLKDFKSRQYFLTCSVIDLTSAQDHHEPPLPLNGMPPAYLSGALYWMSEPRLGQSYERAIVSLNVANERFGVIPCPSSIAMWSDTSPNQAFVVELEGILCVVLADPVAQEIDIWKLEQDQCDRAYKIYLEGCPGYSPAENVVVPLIIDPKDGRILLDTGRKMGLYDPVRRTIENLYDLDEVLRVTLLS, encoded by the exons ATGGTTTCAGCTGTTCCAGTCGCCGGTCTAAGCCTCCAAGTCAACAAGAGGAGGAGGGGCGTAGTCGTAGGATCGTTTGGGGCGTCGGTGCTGCCGGATGAGCTGACGACGGAGGTGCTCCTGCAGCTGCCCGTCAAATCCATCCTGCGCTTCCGCGCCGTGTGCCGCTTCTGGGCCTCGGCGCTCTCCTCCGAGGAGTTCTGCAGCCTCCACATGGCCAAGGTCGAGGCGGCGCCACCTAAGCTCATATTCATCTCGCCGTCAGTGACATTTGACTCCACAGGAGTGTACTCAAGCTCGTTCCCCACCGACTGCCCGCTGTTCACCCTCAACGACGTGTGTGGCGACTTTGCGGCCTTAACTCCTTCGCCATGCCGTGGCCTCACCCTCTTGCACGACGAGTTGGCGCCAGCCTACTACGTATTCAATGCGGCCACACGGGCGGTCACCAGGCTGCCTCCTTGCCAGCATGCCATCTTCTCGACCACCGGTCTCG GTGCTCTCTGTAGACGGCCAAGAGCTGTTGTCTTATCATTTTCTCTCAACTATGAGACCTTCGGCTGGGTCCCGTCACCACCTTTCGAGATACCACGAAGAGGAGTGCACTTGGTGGAGCTTGGTGAACGCTTGTGTATGGTTCGggatcttcatcctcaagacaaTAATATGTTGGAGATTTGGAACTACAGCTCTAGTGATTGGTCACTGCAGCATAGCATTGATTTGTCGCACAACGTTGCAGGAGATTTGATCAGTAGCGCACAGGTTATTAGAGTTATTGGTTCTGTTCGCGATTGTGGATCAACGGACAAGGTAATCTTGGCCACTTCCAAACACAAGATGATTACCTATGACCCATCGTCTGGGATCCTGGAGGCCATTGACGGTACAAGGGAAACTTCATTATATGAAGCTGATGAGCAATCTGCTCCCAGATTCAGTTTATTCAAAGAGAGTCTTGCTCCGGTACACAAAACAAACCAAGAGACGGCATTATCGACTCCCCTAGCTATGGCGATCAAGGAGGTCCTGCTCCGGCTCCCGGGTGATTATGTCGCGCAGTTCAAACTTGTATGTAAGCAGTGGCTTAGCTTAATTGAGAGTGGAGGCTTCATTCGCTCTTTCCATGTGCACAACAATGTGGATAAGAGGCCAAAAGTAATGTTTGTTGGCAAGGGAACTGGAGGATTGGGTTTCAGCTTTGCTCCCTCTAAGAGATTACTTCGCCAAGGCGCTTGGCTTGACAGAAAGGTGGTTTGCTCTAAGCCTTGCCATGGTTTGAACCTGGTAAGTTGTGAGATAGAGGACTATCTATACAATCCTTGCACAAGTTATCACCTGACCTACCCTGCTATAGTGCCGCCACACCGAGTGCCCCGCCATGTACTCGCAATGATGCATGGCAATGTTTGTACACCAGAAGATCACACTTTTGCAGTTGGCAACAAGAATTCTGGCCTGGGATTCAACTTGTTGACACAGGAGCATGTCGTCGTTCAGATTTTCTATCATCTCAAGGACTTCAAATCTCGTCAGTATTTCTTGACATGCTCAGTCATTGACCTCACGTCGGCCCAAGACCACCATGAACCGCCTCTGCCCTTAAATGGCATGCCACCGGCCTATTTGTCAGGGGCTCTATATTGGATGAGTGAGCCAAGGTTGGGCCAGAGTTATGAGAGGGCCATTGTCTCGTTGAACGTTGCAAACGAGAGGTTTGGTGTCATCCCTTGCCCTTCATCCATTGCAATGTGGAGCGACACAAGTCCTAATCAAGCATTTGTGGTCGAGCTAGAGGGAATACTGTGTGTTGTCCTTGCAGATCCAGTTGCACAAGAAATAGATATTTGGAAGCTAGAGCAAGATCAATGCGACAGAGCATATAAAATCTATTTGGAAGGTTGTCCAGGCTATTCCCCTGCGGAAAATGTTGTGGTCCCGTTGATTATTGACCCCAAAGACGGGAGAATCTTGCTCGACACAGGGAGGAAAATGGGTCTTTATGATCCGGTGAGGCGCACAATTGAGAACTTGTATGATCTTGACGAGGTGCTGCGTGTCACAT TGCTCTCCTAA